Proteins from a genomic interval of Scomber scombrus chromosome 11, fScoSco1.1, whole genome shotgun sequence:
- the ssx2ipa gene encoding synovial sarcoma, X breakpoint 2 interacting protein a isoform X1: MGEWWTTVPIETSMGNYELSSISNVTMSPSRQNNFVSMLSSLPLSKSSYNVISAFCTEDNIPQCISYINQELMSLGLSSTCIEAISPGGGALSTVPALNAMYELLQIQRRTMGTFEELEKEQLKKSSTLEHIQMNNSRLKDQLELSTREKSGLHETERQLQLKIKTLQSCLKTEKDEVQKLQSIIASRASQYSHDAKRKERESAKLKERLGQLLVDRRDKKIAIDMLNCLGRSDGKRSHWKTAKVTASHEGMMYKSLLSDYEASHRSLMLENAELKKVLQQMKREMIHILSPRQSSSRGATADDSQEQADSDGEEKAGDSSRETLDQSCEHARELLTNSIRQQWRKLRNHMEKLDSQASQAHNQLESNKEVIPRETHEDEMERMRREVQQCKEFIHAQQQLLQQQLNTSFDDETAALLNDCYTLEEKERLKEEWKLFEEQKRNFERERNNFTEAAIRLGREKKAFEEDRASWLKNQFLNITPFTDRRRFSSSDGQSALSIRSEPEMRISSTKSQLAKSSTYTTFSTPKPAQSATVPSTTELYRTLRLIPDSSSSRPSNRRCRQESSIIDDRDTRVKSKNRVRCGDLGIFSLGEDENSLT, translated from the exons ATGGGAGAGTGGTGGACAACAGTGCCAATAGAGACATCTATGG gaaaCTATGAGCTCTCCAGTATATCAAATGTGACAATGTCCCCCTCGAGACAGAACAACTTCGTGTCAATGCTCTCTTCATTGCCCCTTTCCAAAAGCTCTTACAATGTGATAAGTGCCTTTTGCACAGAGGATAATATTCCTCAGTGCATCTCATACATCAATCAG GAGCTCATGTCCCTGGGACTCTCCTCCACATGTATTGAGGCCATCTCACCAGGGGGAGGCGCCCTGAGCACAGTGCCAGCTCTGAATGCCATGTATGAGCTGCTGCAGATTCAGAGGCGCACCATGGGCACTTTTGAGGAGCTTGAGAAAGAACAGCTAAAGAAGTCCAGCACCTTGGAGCACATTCAGATGAACAACTCCAGACTCAAG gATCAGTTGGAACTGTCCACGAGGGAGAAATCGGGTCTACATGAGACCGAGAGGCAGCTACAACTCAAAATTAAGACTTTGCAAAGCtgcctgaaaactgaaaaagacGAG GTTCAGAAGCTCCAGAGTATCATTGCCAGTCGTGCCTCCCAGTACAGCCATGATgccaagagaaaagaaagagaatcaGCAAAGCTCAAAGAACGCCTCGGCCAACTACTGGTTGACAGAAGGGATAAAAAAATAG CTATTGATATGCTGAATTGCCTGGGACGCTCAGATGGAAAAAGAAGCCACTGGAAGACTGCAAAAGTGACAGCCAG CCATGAGGGCATGATGTACAAGTCCTTGCTCAGTGACTACGAGGCGAGTCATAGGTCGCTGATGCTGGAGAACGCTGAGCTTAAGAAAGTCCTCCAGCAGATGAAAAGGGAGATGATACATATCCTGAGTCCACGCCAATCCTCCAGCAGAGGAGCCACTGCTGATGACAGTCAGGAGCAG GCTGATTCAGATGGGGAAGAGAAAGCAGGTGACTCTAGCAGGGAAACGCTGGATCAATCATGTGAACATGCCAGGGAGTTGCTCACCAACAGCATCCGCCAGCAGTGGAGAAAACTGAGGAACCACATGGAAAAATTAGACAGCCAAG CATCTCAAGCGCACAATCAGCTGGAGTCTAATAAAGAGGTGATACCAAGGGAGACCCATGAGGATGAGATGGAGAGGATGAGGCGTGAAGTGCAGCAGTGCAAAGAGTTCATTCATGCACAGCAGCAACTCCTCCAG CAACAACTCAACACATCATTTGATGATGAGACTGCAGCCCTTCTTAATGACTGCTACACTTTGGAGGAGAAGGAGCGACTCAAAGAGGAATGGAAACTCTTTGAGGAACAAAAGAGAAACtttgagagggagagaaataaCTTCACGGAGGCTGCTATTCGCCTGGGGCGAGAG AAAAAGGCTTTCGAGGAGGACCGTGCCTCTTGGctaaaaaatcaatttttgaACATCACTCCCTTTACAGACCGTAGGAGATTTTCCTCATCTGATGGTCAAAGTGCCTTATCAATCA GAAGTGAGCCAGAGATGAGGATATCTTCTACAAAATCTCAGCTGGCCAAATCATCAACCTACACTACATTCTCCACTCCTAAACCTGCACAAAGTGCTACTGTGCCATCCACAACCGAACTTTACCGGACACTCCGCCTTATACCAGACAGCAG TTCCTCCAGACCTTCAAATAGAAGATGCCGACAGGAGTCTAGCATCATTGATGATAGAGATACTCGGGTCAAGTCAAAAAACAGAGTTCGATGTGGGGACTTGGGTATCTTCTCTTTGGGTGAAGATGAGAACAGCCTTACTTGA
- the ssx2ipa gene encoding synovial sarcoma, X breakpoint 2 interacting protein a isoform X2, producing MSPSRQNNFVSMLSSLPLSKSSYNVISAFCTEDNIPQCISYINQELMSLGLSSTCIEAISPGGGALSTVPALNAMYELLQIQRRTMGTFEELEKEQLKKSSTLEHIQMNNSRLKDQLELSTREKSGLHETERQLQLKIKTLQSCLKTEKDEVQKLQSIIASRASQYSHDAKRKERESAKLKERLGQLLVDRRDKKIAIDMLNCLGRSDGKRSHWKTAKVTASHEGMMYKSLLSDYEASHRSLMLENAELKKVLQQMKREMIHILSPRQSSSRGATADDSQEQADSDGEEKAGDSSRETLDQSCEHARELLTNSIRQQWRKLRNHMEKLDSQASQAHNQLESNKEVIPRETHEDEMERMRREVQQCKEFIHAQQQLLQQQLNTSFDDETAALLNDCYTLEEKERLKEEWKLFEEQKRNFERERNNFTEAAIRLGREKKAFEEDRASWLKNQFLNITPFTDRRRFSSSDGQSALSIRSEPEMRISSTKSQLAKSSTYTTFSTPKPAQSATVPSTTELYRTLRLIPDSSSSRPSNRRCRQESSIIDDRDTRVKSKNRVRCGDLGIFSLGEDENSLT from the exons ATGTCCCCCTCGAGACAGAACAACTTCGTGTCAATGCTCTCTTCATTGCCCCTTTCCAAAAGCTCTTACAATGTGATAAGTGCCTTTTGCACAGAGGATAATATTCCTCAGTGCATCTCATACATCAATCAG GAGCTCATGTCCCTGGGACTCTCCTCCACATGTATTGAGGCCATCTCACCAGGGGGAGGCGCCCTGAGCACAGTGCCAGCTCTGAATGCCATGTATGAGCTGCTGCAGATTCAGAGGCGCACCATGGGCACTTTTGAGGAGCTTGAGAAAGAACAGCTAAAGAAGTCCAGCACCTTGGAGCACATTCAGATGAACAACTCCAGACTCAAG gATCAGTTGGAACTGTCCACGAGGGAGAAATCGGGTCTACATGAGACCGAGAGGCAGCTACAACTCAAAATTAAGACTTTGCAAAGCtgcctgaaaactgaaaaagacGAG GTTCAGAAGCTCCAGAGTATCATTGCCAGTCGTGCCTCCCAGTACAGCCATGATgccaagagaaaagaaagagaatcaGCAAAGCTCAAAGAACGCCTCGGCCAACTACTGGTTGACAGAAGGGATAAAAAAATAG CTATTGATATGCTGAATTGCCTGGGACGCTCAGATGGAAAAAGAAGCCACTGGAAGACTGCAAAAGTGACAGCCAG CCATGAGGGCATGATGTACAAGTCCTTGCTCAGTGACTACGAGGCGAGTCATAGGTCGCTGATGCTGGAGAACGCTGAGCTTAAGAAAGTCCTCCAGCAGATGAAAAGGGAGATGATACATATCCTGAGTCCACGCCAATCCTCCAGCAGAGGAGCCACTGCTGATGACAGTCAGGAGCAG GCTGATTCAGATGGGGAAGAGAAAGCAGGTGACTCTAGCAGGGAAACGCTGGATCAATCATGTGAACATGCCAGGGAGTTGCTCACCAACAGCATCCGCCAGCAGTGGAGAAAACTGAGGAACCACATGGAAAAATTAGACAGCCAAG CATCTCAAGCGCACAATCAGCTGGAGTCTAATAAAGAGGTGATACCAAGGGAGACCCATGAGGATGAGATGGAGAGGATGAGGCGTGAAGTGCAGCAGTGCAAAGAGTTCATTCATGCACAGCAGCAACTCCTCCAG CAACAACTCAACACATCATTTGATGATGAGACTGCAGCCCTTCTTAATGACTGCTACACTTTGGAGGAGAAGGAGCGACTCAAAGAGGAATGGAAACTCTTTGAGGAACAAAAGAGAAACtttgagagggagagaaataaCTTCACGGAGGCTGCTATTCGCCTGGGGCGAGAG AAAAAGGCTTTCGAGGAGGACCGTGCCTCTTGGctaaaaaatcaatttttgaACATCACTCCCTTTACAGACCGTAGGAGATTTTCCTCATCTGATGGTCAAAGTGCCTTATCAATCA GAAGTGAGCCAGAGATGAGGATATCTTCTACAAAATCTCAGCTGGCCAAATCATCAACCTACACTACATTCTCCACTCCTAAACCTGCACAAAGTGCTACTGTGCCATCCACAACCGAACTTTACCGGACACTCCGCCTTATACCAGACAGCAG TTCCTCCAGACCTTCAAATAGAAGATGCCGACAGGAGTCTAGCATCATTGATGATAGAGATACTCGGGTCAAGTCAAAAAACAGAGTTCGATGTGGGGACTTGGGTATCTTCTCTTTGGGTGAAGATGAGAACAGCCTTACTTGA
- the LOC133990533 gene encoding guanine nucleotide-binding protein G(I)/G(S)/G(O) subunit gamma-5-like, with protein MSGSSNIVAMKKVVQQLRFEASINRVKVSQAAADLQQFCMQNALQDPLLTGVSSSTNPFRPQKVCSFL; from the exons ATGTCGGGCTCCTCCAATATTGTAGCGATGAAAAAAGTCGTACAGCAGCTCCGCTTCGAGGCGAGCATAAACAGAGTCAAG GTCTCCCAGGCAGCTGCAGACCTTCAACAGTTCTGCATGCAGAACGCCCTGCAAGACCCTCTGCTCACCGGTGTGTCCTCAAGCACCAACCCTTTCAGGCCGCAGAAGGTCTGCTCCTTCTTGTGA
- the fuz gene encoding protein fuzzy homolog — protein sequence MMLQDGSLQLLCLTASSGVPLFTRGASKQLPFSVIGSLNGVHMFGGGQGVVLTCCETAGGGKVVWRVFQDSVMLIAVSGGRGGGGGGQGGAGSSSKEEEVRLQRLLENVWSCMVLVLGQDELANVRNVERLKRDLRSCFGLIDQLLEDRQEGILGNLTHCADSLLPPNPALLQEAVENFAQSADSEFGCLIVHGKIAAATEKWWRLAPQEVVLLSALMRSLSASGSASCDYPVFLPQGSPTVAHRLLRFQLLPGADVCVLCGPTPSLHRAESGLVCRFWSPLVETLRDCLAVGDRCLPGSVSLRPDVLALLLINRETRRSVSLVRTSTNHPLGDPPLPSKARCWELLKLFYIFSTTRYFSQEETLGPEERAQRGNTEDFVLGFSHQPLQCYLVTDECKSFGLQTPQHQLFLLIPLSVPTLALRTVATQTLSDITAATAF from the coding sequence ATGATGCTCCAGGATGGGTCATTACAGCTCCTTTGCCTCACAGCCAGCAGTGGGGTTCCTCTTTTCACAAGGGGAGCCTCCAAGCAGCTCCCCTTCTCGGTGATCGGCTCCCTGAACGGTGTCCACATGTTTGGAGGGGGTCAGGGAGTGGTGTTGACCTGCTGTGAGACCGCAGGCGGGGGGAAAGTAGTGTGGAGAGTTTTCCAGGACAGTGTGATGCTCATTGCTGtgagtggaggaagaggaggaggtggaggtggacaAGGAGgtgcaggcagcagcagcaaagaggaggaggtgcgTTTACAGCGTCTGTTGGAAAATGTGTGGAGCTGCATGGTGCTGGTGCTGGGTCAGGACGAGCTGGCCAATGTGAGGAATGTGGAGCGGCTGAAGAGGGACCTGCGCTCCTGCTTCGGCCTCATCGATCAGCTGTTGGAGGACAGGCAAGAGGGCATCCTGGGTAACCTGACACACTGTGCTGACTCCCTGCTGCCTCCAAACCCGGCTCTCCTTCAAGAGGCTGTGGAGAATTTCGCCCAATCTGCAGACAGTGAGTTTGGTTGCCTCATCGTCCATGGGAAGATAGCAGCTGCCACTGAAAAGTGGTGGCGCCTGGCACCCCAGGAAGTTGTGCTGCTCTCTGCTTTGATGCGGTCCCTCTCAGCCTCTGGATCAGCTTCTTGCGACTACCCAGTTTTCCTTCCTCAGGGCAGCCCCACTGTGGCCCACCGCCTGCTCCGCTTCCAGCTGCTCCCAGGGGCAGATGTGTGCGTGCTGTGTGGCCCGACCCCGTCCCTGCACAGAGCTGAGAGTGGGCTGGTGTGCCGGTTCTGGTCTCCTTTGGTGGAGACTTTGAGAGACTGCTTGGCTGTTGGAGACCGCTGCTTACCTGGATCTGTATCTCTGCGTCCTGATGTGCTGGCACTTCTTCTCATCAACCGAGAAACACGACGTTCAGTGTCCTTAGTGCGAACTTCCACTAATCACCCGCTTGGTGACCCTCCTTTGCCCTCCAAAGCCCGCTGCTGGGAACTACTGAAGCTCTTCTACATCTTCAGTACGACACGCTACTTCAGCCAGGAGGAGACACTGGGCCCAGAGGAGAGGGCTCAGAGAGGCAACACTGAGGATTTCGTCCTGGGATTCTCTCACCAGCCACTTCAGTGCTATTTAGTTACAGATGAGTGTAAAAGCTTTGGACTGCAGACACCACAACACCAGCTTTTCCTGCTCATCCCGCTGTCAGTGCCGACGCTTGCACTGCGTACAGTGGCCACACAGACGCTCTCTGATATCACTGCAGCCACTGCATTTtaa